A stretch of Leisingera sp. S132 DNA encodes these proteins:
- the def gene encoding peptide deformylase translates to MTVRTCLPWPDKRLRTKADEVTEITDEIREIWNDMVDTMEAMPGVGLAANQIGVMLRLAVVDGSAERGRAVKLANPEILHASIELREHDEASPNLPGVSAKIKRPRAVTVRFLNEQGAVDRKDFVGIEATSVQHQIDHLNGRMYFDHLSKVKRDMLIRKAKKLNG, encoded by the coding sequence ATGACCGTCCGCACCTGCCTGCCCTGGCCCGACAAGCGCCTGCGCACCAAAGCCGATGAGGTGACAGAGATCACCGACGAGATCCGCGAGATTTGGAACGACATGGTCGACACGATGGAGGCAATGCCGGGTGTGGGTCTGGCCGCCAACCAGATCGGCGTGATGCTGCGGCTGGCGGTGGTGGACGGCTCGGCTGAGCGCGGCCGTGCGGTGAAGCTGGCGAACCCGGAGATCCTGCATGCCTCAATTGAGCTGCGCGAGCATGACGAGGCCAGCCCCAACCTGCCCGGCGTCTCGGCCAAGATCAAACGCCCGCGCGCCGTCACGGTCCGCTTCCTCAACGAGCAGGGCGCAGTGGACCGCAAGGATTTCGTCGGGATCGAGGCGACCTCGGTGCAGCACCAGATCGACCACTTGAACGGCAGGATGTATTTCGACCATCTGAGCAAGGTGAAGCGCGACATGCTGATCCGCAAGGCGAAGAAGCTGAACGGCTGA
- the def gene encoding peptide deformylase — translation MKRPILIHPDPRLKKVCAPVPDLSDDLRVLADDMLETMYAAPGIGLAAPQIGILQRLIVLDCVKEEDGEPRPLVMFNPEIISSSDETNVYEEGCLSIPDQYAEVTRPKVVEVEWMDRDGNARAETFDGLWATCVQHEIDHLNGKLFIDYLKPLKRQMITRKMQKLKRERARA, via the coding sequence ATGAAACGACCGATCCTGATCCATCCCGATCCCCGCCTGAAAAAAGTCTGCGCGCCTGTGCCGGACCTGAGCGATGATTTGCGCGTGCTGGCGGATGACATGCTGGAAACCATGTATGCTGCGCCCGGCATCGGCCTGGCAGCGCCGCAGATAGGCATCCTGCAGCGGCTTATCGTGCTGGATTGCGTCAAGGAAGAGGATGGCGAGCCGCGCCCGCTGGTGATGTTCAATCCTGAAATCATCTCTTCCTCGGACGAGACCAACGTCTATGAGGAAGGCTGCCTGTCGATCCCGGATCAATATGCCGAGGTGACCCGCCCCAAGGTGGTTGAGGTCGAATGGATGGACCGCGACGGCAATGCGAGAGCCGAGACTTTTGACGGGCTTTGGGCGACCTGCGTGCAGCATGAAATCGACCATCTGAACGGCAAACTGTTCATTGATTACCTGAAGCCGCTGAAGCGCCAGATGATCACCCGCAAGATGCAGAAGCTGAAGCGCGAACGCGCCCGCGCCTGA
- a CDS encoding MalY/PatB family protein, which translates to MNFDKPTDRRGTHSSKWDKMEQLFGVSPEDGLAMWTADSDYETAPCVIEAVKKAAEHGVFGYSWQHPEYLKAVQWWMKNRHSWDIETDWILTSQGLGNAIALCLDVWSQPGDGVVILSPVYHEFAHKVNKAGRKVTECPLARDGDTYNLDLDDAQSRLNGTEKLLLWCSPQNPSGRVWTPEELRAVAEFAKRNGLILVSDEIHHDLVYPGSTFVPMDVAAPDARAWTITLTAASKTFNIAGQRTGNMIIPDPDLRSAMRHKQNTLDYDPSSLGVAMITAAYSPAGAEWVDAQIAHLEGNRKLFDETVNALPGLKSLPLASTYLAWVDFSGTGMSREEFIKRLREDARIATSPGDGFGTGGELMERFNLATQRSRVEEACRRLTAAFSDLQ; encoded by the coding sequence ATGAATTTTGACAAACCCACTGACCGGCGCGGCACTCACAGTTCAAAATGGGACAAGATGGAGCAGCTGTTCGGCGTCTCCCCCGAGGACGGTCTGGCGATGTGGACGGCGGACTCCGACTATGAAACCGCGCCCTGCGTGATCGAGGCCGTCAAAAAGGCCGCGGAGCATGGCGTATTCGGCTACTCCTGGCAGCACCCCGAGTATCTGAAGGCGGTGCAATGGTGGATGAAGAACCGCCACAGCTGGGACATTGAGACCGATTGGATCCTGACATCCCAAGGCCTTGGCAATGCCATCGCACTCTGCCTCGATGTCTGGAGCCAGCCGGGCGACGGGGTGGTGATCTTATCGCCCGTCTATCATGAGTTTGCCCACAAGGTGAACAAGGCGGGCCGCAAGGTGACCGAATGCCCGCTGGCACGGGACGGCGACACCTACAATCTGGATCTGGACGATGCGCAATCGCGCCTGAACGGCACCGAGAAGCTGTTGCTGTGGTGTTCGCCGCAGAACCCTTCGGGCCGGGTGTGGACGCCGGAGGAGCTGCGCGCCGTGGCCGAATTCGCCAAGCGCAACGGGCTGATCCTGGTCTCGGATGAGATCCACCACGATCTGGTCTATCCGGGCAGCACCTTTGTGCCGATGGACGTGGCCGCACCCGATGCGCGCGCCTGGACCATCACCCTGACCGCAGCGTCCAAGACCTTCAACATTGCAGGTCAGCGCACCGGCAACATGATCATCCCCGATCCGGATCTGCGTTCGGCAATGCGGCACAAGCAGAACACGCTGGACTATGACCCCAGCAGCCTGGGCGTGGCGATGATCACCGCCGCCTATTCGCCCGCAGGCGCTGAATGGGTCGATGCCCAGATCGCGCATCTGGAGGGCAACCGGAAACTGTTTGATGAGACGGTCAACGCCTTGCCCGGTCTGAAGTCGCTGCCGCTGGCCTCCACCTACCTGGCCTGGGTCGATTTCTCCGGCACCGGCATGAGCCGCGAAGAGTTCATCAAGCGCCTGCGCGAAGACGCCAGGATCGCCACCTCGCCCGGCGACGGTTTCGGCACCGGCGGCGAACTCATGGAGCGCTTCAACCTGGCAACCCAGCGGTCGCGGGTGGAGGAAGCCTGCCGCCGCCTGACCGCAGCCTTCTCGGACCTGCAATAA
- a CDS encoding murein L,D-transpeptidase family protein — protein MKRLLRLLALVVLTGAAWMAWQAFAPRPAPPPQSAAVDRIDRILIEKSARRLTASRDGETVLEFPIALGFAPAGDKQQEGDGKTPEGVFRIDRRNPNSAYHLSLGIDYPQPEDRARALAAGVSPGGDIFIHGQPNAVGNLVTLPGDWTAGCIAVSNEQMETLWRLAGIGTEVEIRP, from the coding sequence ATGAAGCGCCTGCTGCGCCTGTTGGCGCTGGTTGTTCTGACCGGCGCCGCCTGGATGGCCTGGCAGGCCTTTGCCCCGCGTCCCGCGCCGCCGCCGCAATCCGCGGCGGTCGACCGGATCGACCGTATCCTGATCGAGAAATCCGCCCGCCGCCTGACCGCCAGCCGGGATGGCGAGACAGTGCTGGAGTTTCCCATTGCGCTTGGTTTTGCACCCGCTGGCGACAAACAGCAGGAAGGCGACGGCAAGACGCCCGAGGGCGTCTTCCGCATCGACCGGCGCAATCCGAACAGCGCCTATCACTTGTCATTGGGAATAGACTACCCGCAGCCCGAGGACCGCGCTCGCGCGCTGGCCGCGGGGGTCAGCCCCGGCGGCGATATCTTCATCCACGGGCAGCCGAATGCGGTGGGCAACCTGGTCACCCTGCCCGGCGACTGGACCGCCGGATGCATCGCTGTCAGCAATGAGCAGATGGAAACGCTCTGGCGCCTGGCCGGGATCGGGACGGAAGTGGAAATCCGCCCCTGA
- a CDS encoding glutathione S-transferase family protein, with translation MGLLIDGKWHDQWYDTDSTGGAFKRSESQFRNWITADGSAGPSGKGGFRAESGRYHLYVSLACPWAHRTLIFRQLKGLAEHISVSVVHPDMLGEGWTFETDGHGATGDGLFGSSHMHQIYTRADAEYTGRVTVPVLWDKAQNTIVSNESAEIIRMFNSAFDGITGNSDDYWPEELREPIEAVNARVYSTINNGVYKCGFATSQQAYDEAVAPLFESLDWLEDLLSQHRYLLGERITEADWRLFTTLLRFDPVYHTHFKCNRKRLMDYPNLWAYTRELYQWPGVAETVGMKHIVRHYYYSHDTINPHRIIPANPEINWQEPHGRS, from the coding sequence ATGGGTCTTTTGATCGACGGGAAATGGCATGACCAGTGGTATGACACAGACTCCACCGGCGGCGCCTTCAAGCGCAGCGAATCGCAGTTCCGCAACTGGATCACCGCCGATGGCAGTGCGGGCCCGTCGGGCAAGGGCGGCTTCAGGGCCGAAAGCGGGCGCTACCACCTTTACGTCTCGCTCGCCTGCCCCTGGGCGCACCGCACGCTGATCTTCCGCCAGCTGAAAGGCCTGGCAGAGCATATCTCTGTCTCCGTGGTGCATCCCGACATGCTGGGCGAAGGCTGGACCTTTGAGACCGACGGACACGGCGCCACCGGCGACGGCCTGTTCGGCAGCTCGCATATGCATCAGATCTACACCCGCGCCGATGCGGAATACACCGGGCGGGTGACGGTGCCGGTGCTGTGGGACAAAGCGCAGAACACCATCGTCTCCAACGAGAGCGCCGAGATCATCCGCATGTTCAATTCGGCCTTCGACGGCATCACGGGCAACAGCGATGACTACTGGCCGGAAGAGCTGCGCGAGCCGATCGAAGCCGTGAATGCCCGCGTCTACAGCACCATCAACAACGGCGTCTACAAATGCGGGTTTGCCACTTCGCAGCAGGCCTACGACGAGGCCGTCGCGCCGCTGTTCGAAAGCCTGGACTGGCTGGAAGATCTGCTGTCGCAGCACCGCTACCTGCTGGGCGAGCGCATCACCGAGGCCGACTGGCGGCTGTTCACCACGCTGCTGCGCTTCGATCCGGTCTATCACACCCACTTCAAGTGCAACCGAAAACGGCTGATGGATTACCCGAACCTCTGGGCCTACACCCGCGAGCTCTACCAGTGGCCGGGTGTGGCGGAGACGGTCGGAATGAAGCACATCGTGCGCCACTATTATTACAGCCACGACACCATCAATCCGCACCGGATCATCCCTGCCAACCCGGAGATCAACTGGCAGGAGCCGCACGGGCGCAGCTGA
- a CDS encoding threonine-phosphate decarboxylase, protein MHDLSHDPATQPRDHGGNLSAAIAEFGGSRDGWIDLSTGINPHPYPLPQFSDGDWGALPDADALANLEQAARSFWSIPDQAAVLAAPGASALIAALPALAEPRWVQITKPTYNEHAAAFEARGWIVRVHGPAEAKVAVHPNNPDGRMWREDELAAPLTIIDESFCDVCPGESLIRMAARPGVVVLKSFGKFWGLAGMRLGFAIGDPKLIAQLATWQGPWAVSGPALRTGAMALQDQAWAEAARTRLRQDAARLDEMVLARGACLAGGTDLFRLYQVDDAAAWQQKLARVHIWSRIFPYSKNFLRLGLPPADGWDRLEAAL, encoded by the coding sequence ATGCATGACCTCTCTCACGACCCCGCAACCCAGCCCCGCGACCATGGCGGCAACCTGAGCGCTGCCATCGCCGAATTCGGCGGCAGCCGCGACGGCTGGATCGACCTCTCCACCGGCATCAATCCGCACCCCTACCCGCTGCCGCAGTTCAGCGACGGCGACTGGGGGGCGCTGCCGGATGCGGATGCGCTGGCCAATCTGGAACAGGCCGCCCGCAGTTTCTGGAGCATCCCGGATCAGGCCGCCGTTCTTGCCGCCCCCGGCGCATCTGCGCTGATTGCCGCCCTGCCTGCGCTGGCCGAGCCGCGCTGGGTGCAGATTACCAAACCCACCTACAACGAGCACGCTGCCGCCTTTGAGGCCCGCGGCTGGATCGTCCGGGTGCACGGGCCCGCCGAGGCCAAGGTGGCAGTCCATCCCAACAATCCGGATGGCCGGATGTGGCGCGAGGACGAGCTCGCCGCACCGCTGACGATCATCGACGAAAGCTTCTGCGATGTCTGCCCGGGTGAAAGCCTGATCCGCATGGCTGCCCGCCCCGGCGTTGTTGTCCTGAAAAGCTTTGGCAAGTTCTGGGGCCTGGCCGGGATGCGGCTGGGCTTTGCCATCGGCGACCCCAAGCTGATTGCGCAGCTCGCCACCTGGCAGGGTCCCTGGGCGGTCTCCGGCCCAGCGTTGCGCACTGGTGCTATGGCCTTGCAGGACCAAGCTTGGGCCGAAGCTGCCCGCACCCGGCTGCGTCAGGACGCGGCCCGGCTGGATGAGATGGTTCTTGCCAGGGGCGCTTGCCTGGCAGGCGGCACCGACCTGTTCCGGCTCTACCAAGTGGATGATGCGGCAGCCTGGCAGCAAAAGCTGGCCCGCGTTCATATCTGGAGCCGCATCTTCCCCTATTCCAAGAACTTCCTGCGTCTTGGCCTGCCGCCCGCGGACGGCTGGGACCGGCTGGAGGCCGCGCTGTGA
- the cbiB gene encoding adenosylcobinamide-phosphate synthase CbiB produces the protein MTTAGMLAMALLLDAIFGEPKWLWSRVIHPAVLMGKLVGYLDRKLNTGPSRRAKGVLTAAALVLAGLIAGKLLALPGTLVEILVAAILIAQRSLTEHVAAVAQGLRSSLEEGRRAVAMIVSRDTGAMTAPQAARSAIESGAENLSDGVIAPAFWFLAAGLPGLIIYKMVNTADSMIGYRNKRYQDFGWASARLDDLLNLIPARLTGLLIAAAGGRLRHWRAIAEDARKHRSPNAGWPEAAMARALGASLAGPRSYDGEMRDFAWVHAKGTKSANAETITRSVGLLWQTWALALALTVAIAAVF, from the coding sequence GTGACAACCGCTGGCATGCTTGCCATGGCCCTGCTTCTGGACGCCATCTTTGGCGAGCCGAAGTGGCTGTGGTCGCGCGTGATCCACCCAGCAGTGCTGATGGGCAAACTGGTCGGGTATCTGGACCGCAAACTCAACACCGGCCCCAGCCGCCGCGCCAAAGGCGTGCTGACAGCAGCGGCCCTGGTTCTGGCAGGCTTGATTGCGGGCAAACTGCTGGCCCTGCCCGGCACACTGGTCGAAATTCTGGTGGCTGCAATCCTGATCGCCCAGCGGTCCCTGACTGAACATGTCGCCGCAGTTGCCCAAGGCCTGCGCAGCAGCCTGGAGGAGGGCCGCCGGGCTGTTGCCATGATCGTCAGCCGCGACACCGGCGCGATGACCGCGCCGCAGGCCGCGCGCTCTGCCATTGAAAGCGGCGCAGAGAACCTGTCGGACGGCGTCATTGCGCCTGCTTTCTGGTTCCTGGCCGCAGGCTTGCCGGGTTTGATCATCTACAAAATGGTCAACACAGCGGACAGCATGATCGGATACCGCAACAAACGGTATCAGGACTTTGGCTGGGCCTCTGCCAGGCTGGACGATTTGCTGAATCTTATCCCGGCCCGCTTGACCGGTTTGCTGATCGCCGCCGCCGGCGGCCGGCTGCGCCACTGGCGCGCCATCGCGGAGGATGCGCGCAAGCACCGCTCCCCCAATGCCGGCTGGCCGGAGGCCGCCATGGCCCGGGCGCTGGGCGCCTCGCTGGCGGGGCCGCGCTCCTATGACGGCGAGATGCGCGATTTTGCCTGGGTCCACGCCAAGGGCACCAAGAGCGCCAACGCCGAAACCATTACCCGTTCCGTTGGGCTCCTTTGGCAGACCTGGGCGCTTGCGCTGGCCCTGACGGTTGCCATTGCCGCGGTTTTCTAG
- a CDS encoding lytic murein transglycosylase codes for MRLLPFVLAAALLPAAATAQCGGGFQNFVKLMKEEAVQAGYDTATVNAFFAGTRQDYSVLKADRGQGVFQKPFIDFSRRLISQNRLKTGRQMAQKHDATFQRIESTYGIDRGVLLAFWAFETDYGGYQGDFNTRDALVTLAHDCRRPELFRPQVFAALELFKQGNFDPKRTTGAWAGEIGMVQMLPGDILQHGVDADGDGKVSLKTSAPDALMSGARMLSHLGWQPGQPWLQEVAIPDDLDLSFSGTAQKKSVAQWRKLGVSARDGKLPDPAMRASLLLPQGHKGPAFLAYPNFDVYFEWNQSFTYVLTAAYFANRLQGADVYEAGRPDSGLTGTQMKQLQQKLQARGHNVGDIDGILGARTRVAVQKEQQRLGLPADAWPTPALLKKL; via the coding sequence ATGCGCCTATTGCCTTTTGTGCTCGCAGCAGCCCTGCTGCCTGCGGCAGCAACAGCCCAATGCGGCGGCGGCTTTCAGAACTTCGTGAAGCTGATGAAGGAAGAGGCGGTTCAGGCCGGCTATGACACCGCCACGGTCAATGCCTTCTTTGCCGGCACCCGTCAGGACTACAGCGTGCTCAAGGCCGATCGCGGCCAGGGCGTGTTCCAGAAGCCTTTCATCGATTTTTCCCGCCGCCTGATCTCGCAGAACCGGCTGAAAACCGGCCGTCAGATGGCACAGAAACACGATGCCACCTTCCAGCGGATCGAAAGCACCTATGGCATCGACCGCGGCGTCCTGCTGGCCTTCTGGGCGTTCGAGACCGACTACGGCGGCTATCAGGGCGATTTCAATACCCGCGACGCGCTGGTCACCCTGGCCCATGACTGCCGCCGCCCGGAGCTGTTCCGGCCGCAAGTCTTTGCCGCGCTGGAACTGTTCAAACAGGGCAACTTCGACCCCAAGCGCACCACCGGCGCCTGGGCAGGCGAGATCGGCATGGTGCAGATGCTGCCGGGTGACATCCTGCAGCACGGCGTCGACGCCGATGGCGACGGCAAGGTCAGCCTGAAAACCTCAGCCCCCGACGCGCTGATGTCCGGTGCGCGGATGCTGTCGCACCTGGGATGGCAGCCGGGCCAGCCCTGGCTGCAGGAAGTTGCAATTCCCGATGATCTGGACTTGTCCTTCAGCGGCACCGCGCAGAAGAAATCCGTGGCCCAGTGGCGCAAACTTGGTGTCTCGGCCCGGGACGGCAAGCTGCCGGATCCTGCGATGCGCGCCTCGCTGCTGCTGCCGCAGGGGCATAAAGGGCCGGCCTTCCTCGCCTATCCGAACTTCGACGTCTATTTCGAGTGGAACCAGAGCTTCACCTATGTGCTGACCGCCGCCTATTTTGCCAACCGGCTGCAGGGCGCAGACGTCTATGAGGCCGGCAGGCCCGACAGCGGGCTGACCGGCACCCAGATGAAGCAATTGCAGCAGAAACTGCAGGCCCGCGGCCACAATGTGGGTGACATCGACGGTATCCTTGGCGCCCGCACCCGGGTCGCAGTCCAGAAGGAGCAACAGCGCCTTGGCCTGCCTGCTGACGCCTGGCCCACGCCTGCGCTGCTGAAGAAGCTTTAA
- a CDS encoding YbjN domain-containing protein — translation MNMLKAIAAAAVLMTPAAAMAGNVVAKTGESVANFFKDEGAKVEVTTDSVGDPNLKVEYYGNDFSVYYYGCSDNTDCEAIQFFSGYQTDGSVRLSKINEWNTNNRFARAYVSEEGSARIEMDVLLGDNGMTPDDFADAVGLWNRAMQDFEEFIDWN, via the coding sequence ATGAATATGCTGAAAGCAATTGCCGCTGCTGCGGTGCTGATGACCCCGGCTGCCGCGATGGCTGGCAATGTGGTGGCCAAAACCGGCGAGAGCGTGGCCAATTTCTTCAAGGATGAAGGTGCCAAGGTCGAAGTGACCACTGACAGCGTTGGTGATCCGAACCTCAAGGTCGAATATTACGGCAACGACTTCTCGGTCTACTATTACGGCTGCAGCGACAATACCGACTGCGAGGCGATCCAGTTCTTCTCTGGCTACCAGACTGATGGAAGCGTGCGCCTGTCCAAAATCAACGAATGGAATACGAACAACCGCTTTGCCCGTGCCTATGTCTCCGAGGAAGGCTCTGCCCGGATCGAGATGGACGTGCTGCTGGGTGATAACGGCATGACGCCGGATGATTTCGCCGACGCGGTGGGGCTTTGGAACCGCGCGATGCAGGATTTCGAAGAGTTCATCGACTGGAACTAA
- a CDS encoding chromosome segregation SMC family protein yields the protein MRFSKLRLNGFKSFVDPTELVIADGLTGVVGPNGCGKSNLLEALRWVMGETRAKAMRGGGMEDVIFAGTSSRPARNFAEVSLNIDNSERLAPSGFNDADGLEIVRRITRDVGSAYKSNGKDVRARDVQMLFADASTGAHSPALVRQGQIAELINAKPKARRRILEEAAGISGLYQRRHEAELKLKNTEANLLRVDDVIEQLAAQLAQLAKQARQAQRYREIGENLRLAEGMLLYRRWREADEARLASEDELRQRVEQAAKAEALVRAAATQRGTFEEKLPPLREEEAIAAAILQRLVVQRDSLGDQEAQARQTIERLSSRIVQLGNDIERETGLNKDAGETIERLEWEQRELSKAGDGHDGKLAEAAELARDAGSILQAREDHLAQVTEDVARLAARHQSARRAVEDCQRALGRSEGEAEKARAAQSEAQEALELAAEKFEAAVTAEEEAREASEMAEEVLEAADEARTETQAREAEARSQRSEAEGELGALRAEVTALAKLVERDTAEGGQVLDELTVAPGYEKALGAALADDLRAPLAEADGPTGWVSLPGYDRDAALPEGVEPLALFVSGPEALSRRVAQIGLVDGDAAAGLQAQLQPGQRLVTLEGDLWRWDGYRAWAEDAPSAAALRLEQLNKLEALKQEMERVSATADGARAAHEMLLRKLEEVTLADQDARQARRVADQRVADAARALSRAEADRNLAEGKLETLGIAVSRHEEDALNASLQLKEAEKALGELGDLDQARSAVEDIKQSVEAARITMLTHRSSHDELRREGEARTKRGQEVTKELSGWRHRLESAEARIEELAERREASQEELEEANAVPAEIAEKREELNEAIAEAEGRKSAATEALIAAEAELREAVHKERECERLASEAREARARSEARSDAAKDAVTQAAGRIIEAQQITPQALLEKLGVSPDEMPVSDDLEHDVDRYKRQRDALGAVNLRAEEDARGVQNEHDTLVAEKLDLEGAVKTLRDGIASLNREGRERLLTAFEQVNSSFAMLFTHLFGGGEANLVMVESDDPLDAGLEIMCQPPGKKLSTLSLLSGGEQTLTAMALIFAVFLSNPAPICVLDEVDAPLDDANVTRFCDLLDEMCRQTDTRFLIITHHAVTMARMDRLFGVTMQEKGVSQLVSVDLKKAEAMVA from the coding sequence TTGCGGTTTTCCAAGCTCAGGCTGAACGGCTTCAAAAGCTTTGTTGATCCTACCGAACTGGTCATTGCCGATGGGCTGACAGGGGTTGTGGGTCCAAACGGTTGCGGCAAATCCAATCTTCTCGAGGCATTGCGCTGGGTGATGGGAGAAACCCGCGCCAAGGCCATGCGCGGCGGCGGCATGGAGGATGTGATCTTTGCCGGCACCTCCTCGCGGCCGGCGCGCAACTTTGCCGAGGTGAGCCTCAACATCGACAATTCCGAACGGTTGGCACCCTCGGGCTTCAATGATGCCGACGGTCTGGAGATTGTGCGCCGCATCACCCGAGATGTGGGCAGCGCCTATAAATCCAACGGCAAGGACGTGCGGGCGCGTGATGTGCAGATGCTGTTTGCCGATGCCTCCACCGGTGCGCATTCGCCGGCGCTCGTGCGGCAGGGGCAGATCGCTGAGCTGATCAACGCCAAGCCCAAGGCGCGGCGGCGCATTCTGGAGGAGGCGGCGGGGATCTCGGGCCTGTATCAGCGGCGCCATGAGGCGGAGTTGAAGCTGAAGAACACCGAAGCCAACCTGCTGCGCGTCGACGATGTGATCGAGCAGCTGGCGGCACAGCTGGCGCAGCTGGCCAAACAGGCGCGGCAGGCGCAGCGCTACCGTGAGATCGGTGAGAACCTGCGGCTGGCCGAGGGCATGCTGCTCTACCGACGCTGGCGCGAAGCAGATGAGGCAAGGCTGGCCTCCGAGGATGAGCTGCGGCAGCGGGTTGAGCAGGCCGCGAAGGCGGAGGCGCTGGTGCGTGCCGCGGCCACCCAGCGCGGCACGTTCGAGGAAAAACTGCCGCCCCTGCGCGAGGAAGAAGCCATTGCGGCCGCCATCCTGCAGCGGCTGGTGGTGCAGCGGGATTCGCTGGGTGATCAGGAGGCGCAGGCGCGCCAGACCATCGAGCGGCTCAGCAGCCGGATCGTGCAGCTGGGCAATGATATTGAACGTGAGACCGGTCTGAACAAGGACGCAGGCGAAACCATCGAACGGCTGGAATGGGAGCAGCGCGAGCTGTCCAAGGCCGGCGACGGCCATGACGGCAAGCTGGCCGAGGCCGCAGAACTGGCACGCGATGCGGGTTCGATCCTGCAGGCGCGCGAGGACCATCTGGCGCAGGTGACCGAGGATGTGGCCCGTTTGGCTGCTCGGCACCAGTCGGCGCGGCGGGCGGTCGAGGATTGCCAGCGCGCGTTGGGCCGCTCCGAGGGGGAGGCAGAGAAAGCCCGCGCGGCACAGAGCGAGGCGCAGGAGGCGCTGGAGCTGGCGGCGGAGAAATTCGAGGCTGCGGTCACGGCTGAGGAAGAGGCACGTGAAGCCTCTGAGATGGCTGAGGAGGTGCTGGAAGCGGCGGATGAGGCGCGCACGGAGACCCAGGCCCGTGAGGCAGAGGCGCGCTCGCAGCGGTCTGAGGCTGAGGGCGAACTGGGGGCGCTGCGCGCCGAGGTCACCGCGCTGGCCAAGCTGGTGGAGCGCGACACCGCAGAGGGCGGCCAGGTTCTGGATGAACTGACCGTGGCACCGGGGTATGAAAAGGCGCTGGGTGCGGCGCTGGCCGATGATCTGCGCGCGCCGCTGGCGGAGGCGGACGGGCCGACCGGCTGGGTTTCTCTGCCGGGCTATGACCGCGACGCGGCTCTGCCGGAAGGCGTTGAGCCGCTGGCGCTGTTTGTCTCCGGCCCTGAGGCCCTGTCGCGCCGGGTGGCGCAGATCGGCCTGGTGGATGGCGATGCGGCGGCAGGATTGCAGGCGCAGTTGCAGCCCGGTCAGCGGCTGGTGACGCTGGAAGGCGACTTGTGGCGCTGGGATGGCTACCGTGCCTGGGCCGAGGACGCGCCCAGTGCAGCAGCGCTGCGGCTGGAGCAGCTCAACAAGCTGGAAGCGCTGAAGCAGGAAATGGAGCGTGTCAGCGCCACGGCAGACGGCGCCCGCGCTGCGCATGAGATGCTGCTGCGCAAGCTGGAAGAAGTGACGCTGGCGGACCAGGACGCCCGCCAGGCCCGCCGGGTGGCGGATCAACGGGTGGCTGATGCGGCTCGTGCGCTGAGCCGGGCAGAGGCCGACCGCAACCTGGCAGAGGGCAAGCTGGAAACCCTGGGCATTGCGGTGTCGCGCCACGAAGAAGACGCGCTGAATGCCAGCCTGCAGCTGAAAGAGGCGGAAAAGGCGCTGGGTGAACTTGGTGATCTGGACCAGGCCCGCAGCGCGGTTGAGGATATCAAGCAGTCGGTGGAGGCGGCGCGGATCACCATGCTGACCCACCGGTCCAGCCATGACGAGCTGCGCCGCGAGGGCGAGGCCCGCACCAAACGCGGTCAGGAGGTGACCAAGGAGCTGTCCGGCTGGCGCCACCGCCTGGAAAGCGCCGAGGCTCGGATCGAGGAACTGGCCGAACGCCGCGAGGCCTCGCAGGAGGAACTGGAGGAAGCCAACGCGGTTCCGGCGGAAATTGCCGAAAAGCGCGAAGAGCTGAATGAGGCGATTGCTGAGGCGGAGGGCCGCAAGTCGGCCGCAACCGAGGCGCTGATTGCGGCGGAGGCCGAGCTGCGCGAGGCCGTCCACAAGGAACGCGAATGCGAGCGGCTGGCCTCTGAGGCGCGCGAGGCGCGGGCGCGCTCCGAGGCGCGCAGCGATGCGGCCAAGGATGCCGTGACGCAGGCCGCAGGCCGCATCATCGAAGCGCAGCAGATCACGCCGCAGGCACTGCTGGAGAAGTTGGGCGTGTCACCGGATGAGATGCCGGTCTCGGATGATCTGGAACATGATGTCGACCGCTACAAGCGCCAGCGTGACGCTTTGGGAGCGGTCAATCTGCGGGCCGAGGAAGACGCCCGCGGCGTTCAGAACGAGCATGACACGCTGGTGGCGGAAAAGCTGGACCTGGAAGGCGCGGTGAAGACCCTGCGCGACGGCATTGCCAGCCTTAACCGCGAGGGCCGCGAACGGCTGCTGACCGCGTTTGAACAGGTGAACAGCAGCTTTGCCATGCTGTTCACCCATCTGTTCGGCGGCGGCGAGGCCAACCTGGTGATGGTCGAAAGCGACGACCCGCTGGATGCGGGGCTTGAGATCATGTGCCAGCCGCCGGGCAAGAAGCTGTCGACCCTGTCGCTGCTCTCCGGCGGTGAGCAGACGCTGACCGCAATGGCGCTGATCTTTGCGGTGTTCCTGTCGAACCCGGCGCCGATCTGTGTGCTGGACGAGGTCGATGCACCGCTGGATGACGCCAACGTCACCCGTTTCTGCGATCTGCTCGATGAGATGTGCCGCCAGACCGACACCCGCTTCCTGATCATCACCCACCATGCGGTGACGATGGCGCGGATGGACCGGCTTTTTGGCGTCACCATGCAGGAAAAGGGTGTCAGCCAGCTCGTTTCGGTTGACCTCAAGAAAGCAGAGGCGATGGTGGCCTGA